A segment of the Ipomoea triloba cultivar NCNSP0323 chromosome 1, ASM357664v1 genome:
TTAACATGCGGCCACACCATTAGTTATGCAAAAAAGTCCCAATAGTGTTAAAAAGCGCACAACTAAGGAATGCATCAATGCACCACAAAACTCATCACACACCTAAAGAATGCACCATACTTCACTacacctaatggtgcgttttcgaacactgtgtggtgcatttatgcgaACCTAATAGTGTGTTTTGTGGTGATGCGTACTTAATGGTACGTTTTTTGGTGCATTAGTTCATTTCTttattgtgcattttctaacactattggtgttTTTTTTGCGTAACTAATGATACGGTTGTACCGCCCGCACGTTAAGACATAGCCGCAAtctatacatgtatatatatgtatgtatattaacAAATTGAATCCTTGTAATTTTCAAATGTGTCTTTTATGTTTTCAATAgaacttttagtataatttttaaatatataaaaaaaatttcactaatattatattattatactccgtattaaatatttaaaaacttaaattgtaaataatgtGTTATTCCAATCCAACGAAGCACGTAATTTGGGATGGAGGGAGCATATGAGTATCATTTAGgattcaaaattaataataaaattaatttttaataggaaaatgctttgttttcttccataATTTTTCCCTTCTAAAATCGTTCTGATATGGTTTATATAATTAATGGGTGTCATAAATTGATTGACTCTACTAATATATTACCAATGATTAAATCATTCAATAAAAAAGTGTTATTTCAATGAAAATTAAGAAGAGAAAATTTTGAAGGGTAGATAACAACACTCTTTTTCGTATATTAAATTTTGGATGAATAGAAGCTATtccaattcaaattaaaagtaaagtCAAGATATATTATTGTCGCTTGCGAAAATTGAATCTAGTCCATTAAGTAAACTGTACTTACCAACTCAAGTAATCTTATCTTATTGAAATAATAACGATAATTATAAgataatgtaatacttatgattGAATGCAAATATTATGACAGTGCACTCTAATATAAaaggagtgtttggtaaatagttgttagctcattggattagtgagtttgactagttgataacatcaactaattgtaaaaatataattaatggatGTCAAAAATAACAGTCATTTAGCAAAAATTTGATCGAAGCAACTTTTTGAagtttaacattttgaaacaataagctattacaaaaagctaattaatcaaatacttatattaattttttaatcaagtcaaacaactaatggtggtcaaataagacaaaattgactgatattctaactatgttaccaaataggACATGCGAATACTTATAGTCCGATTAGTTGgaggaaattacaattttctccaTTCTAATTTCAAAGCAAGCAAATTCCTTTTTTCTGGTATTTCAATTAGAATCTCGTGCCTCCCTTGGCATTTCAATTTTGCAgattttgggaagaaaaaatatctttgagacaaaattacacTCTTTTCATTTGTCTATTATAATAAGTATGAACATTTTGgtctttatattacttattccttttcaattcttataatgaacattagaattgaaattccgtataattctatttttgcaaaccaaacaatataatttaaattcttaatttattcTCACAATATTTCTCActcatggaattacaattcatttccacCTTAAACCCACTTGCAACCAAACACCTTTGTTAATTGACTAGCTCGCTGGTTCAGTAGCCAATATTTGAGGCAAGAGACCAAAGTTTGAAATTCGGCAGCGACAGTATGAGAATTATGTCCAAAGTGGATGCATCACTTGTGCACACTGACATTTGGATGGATCACTTGTGCACACGAACATTTGGCCATGTTTGCTGAGCCACAGAGTTACTGTGGTTTACATCCTTCTAATGCTCTATCCAACCCGTAGGGATTGGGGATTCCACCTTTTGGGCAAGAGCTAAGATTGACCAGATTCTacttttaacaaattaaaatgaattgaaaTCTAGTAAATACAGTGCATTTAGCATTATTGGTGTTTGacgaaaagagaaaaaaatcaagaaattcatgtaCATACTGTACATTGTCGCTACTAGATATCAATCAATTATTCTGCATACTATACTAGAATTTTATCAAAGGTTGGGGTGGGGTACGTTATACACTAATGCTTCTCCTAGCTTGTACTTTGCTTTGAGAGCCTTTTTGGGTTGTTGCCAACCAGAACTACCAGATCATCATTTTCCCTTTCTAGTACTCACTCTTCTACCATACTATACAAATAcacctttcttttctttcaaaacCTGTTCAGTCAATCTCTGTAGCAAGAGGATCATCATTCTCCTAtccttttttatgttttttctttGATTCAATCATACCTATCATCCATGGCCACTGATGAATCTACAGTTGCTTCTGTTCATCCCTCTCAGGTAACCTTCTTTACAATGTTTTCCCCTTCCTTTTGCTATATTTATATttgcatacatatatactttacatgtatatgtatcaTCTGAACTACTGATGAGAATTTTGAGAAAGACCCTTTCTTCTGCTTCAACAGTTAtgtgtttttgttttggtttcttGAATATTTGGTTAGAGGTGGACACTAAACTTAGGATAtctaaagggaaaaaaaaaagcttgcTTGATATATAGTTAACAGATAGCAGCATAAAAAAATGTTACTATTTGTATTGAATCTTTTCTTATGAATATTAATTAGTGGTTTGTGACAAGTAGTGTAGCTAGCAACTCTTGGTATTCATTGGCTACTTATTATAAATTTGTGAGTTAATTAAACCAGATAAGGTTATTAAGTTTTGGCTGTTTGGTTAAAATCTTGATAAAGAAGCAAGCTGGGAATTGAAGGTAAAGGCTTTTACTTATTTGATGAGTTTCATGCTTTAATTTCCACCTAATAATAGCTTTTAGCTGGCTGATGATAGAAAGTTGAAACCCCCAAAGATGAAATTTTGTATACTTTCTTCTCCAAGAAGCAGCCTAGCTAGATGGACTTTTGTTATTGAGTGTGTAATATTTTGCCTTTTGTTCCAACTTGCTGTTCATCTTTTGTATGATGACTACTTTTACTTTTGATAGCAAAGAGGTTGCTTCGGTTTTACTCTTCCTAGTTTAATTTCTGAATGATCATATCCCCATATGTGTTTGTTGTGGCAGGCAGAGAAGGAAGTTAAAATGATGGAACAAGACAACGCTGCGCCTCAACTTAAGGAAAGCGGGGAGGAGGTGCTGAAAGTTGAGAAAAATGGTGAAGCTCCTCCGACTAGTGAGGCGGTGGTGGTGGAAGATGAGAAGGTGGGGGAGGAAGTGGCTGCAGCCGAAGAGGTGAAACCCGAGGGTGAGGTAGAGAAGCCTAAAGGTGAGGTAATTAAAGTGGAGAAGAGTGGCATTGAGGAAGAGAAGCCTAAAGGTGAGGAATTGCCTTGTGTCGTCGTGGTTGAAAAAGTGGAAAAAGCCGAGGATGGTGAAGAAGGGAAGCCTCAAGGCGAGGATTTAGCTGCACTTGAAGAGGACGGGGAAGAGAAGGCGCCTAAGGGCGAGGAATTACCCATTGTTGAAGAGGTGAAAACaggtgatgatgataataaagaAGAGAAGCCTAAAGTTGAGGATTTGGGTGTCATTGAAGATGTGGGAAAAGAGAAGCCTAGTTGTGATGAATTGCCTGTAATTTCAGAGGCAATCAAAGTTGAAGAGAAGGCTGAGGGTGAGGAGTTGCCTGCTGTTGGAGAAGAGGCGAAAAAGCCCGACGATGAGGAAGCCAAACCGAAAGGTGAGGAGTTAGCCATAAGTGAAGAGGTGAAAACAGGTGATGGTGAAGAGAAGCCTAAAGTTGAGAATTTAAGTGTCATTGAAGAGGTAATGGAAAAGGGCATTGTGGAAGAGATAGAGAAGCCTATTTGTGATGAAGAATTGCCTGTAATTGAAAAAACagttgaagagaaagaggaAGAGAAGCCTAAaccagaagaaaaagaagaacagCAAATTACTCTTCAAGTCCCTTCAGTTGAACCAGAAGAAAAGATTGAACCCCAGATTCCACCTTCTACAGAAGAGCCTGCAAAGGAGCCTGATCAAACCACTCCTGTAATAGCAATCGACCACGAGGCAAAACCCGTGGCACCTGAAGAAGATGTCGAAAAGCCACTAGATGAACCAATAAATGAAGTAAAACCCGTGGAGCAACCAAAACCAGTCGAGGTTCCGGTTCCTGAACCAAAAACAGTCGAAGAAACGAAAGGGCAGGAAGAAAAACTGCCAGCTAAAGAACACGATTCAGAAGTTCCAGAACCCGCTGTTGTGAAACAGGAAACTGCAGTAACCGAAGAACCCCGGGAGCAGGCTACTATCCCCGAGAAGGCAGAGGTTTTGGCTGAAAAAATTGAAGCCATCGTCGAAGAAGCTCAACTAGTACCTCAGGTTGCTCAATGCTTAGAGCACGAGACACAAACCGAGACAAAACAACACCAACTCACTGAAAATGTTGTCAACGAGGAAGCAAAAACTATCGAACCATCTGAAACTCCTGCAGAGGAAGCAGCTCAAGTCAAGACAGTTTCTCGAGACGCTGAAAATGAAGCAACCGAGGCAACAGAAGTGGAGAAGAAGGTAGATGAAGCCCCTGCAGCCACTACACTCGAAGACGCCCTAAAGCCACAGACAGAAGTGAAAGAAGAGGTGGCTCCTGAAGCTGCAAAACAGGACGAATCGAAAGATGGCAACGACAAGAAAGAGGACAATGTTGTTCTTGTGAAGGCAAAGCAATCAAACATCATATCAAAGGTTAAGCAAACGCTTGTCAAGGCAAAGAAAGCAATCATTGGGAAATCCCCGACTCCAAAAACCGAAACAAAGACAGTTGAAGTAAAAGCCAAATAAACTAAGAAGCAGAATGAAACAGGTAACAATGGCTACATATAATGATCAGAAATCGCAAGTAGTAACATACTTGTCAAGTGTGCTCTTTtattctcattttatttattgatttattgccAAATTTGTGCTGTTGGTTTGTTGAATGATCAGTGCTTGTTGTCCTAGGTATAGTACaggaatgttttttttttatcgatACATTTGCAAACTAGAAGGGTGGGTTGATTTTCTTTGCTTTCTTTCGTCTCGATTCATTTGGTTTGTGTGTTGATGCAAGAACATATATTGGATTAATTTGTTGAGGATATGATGTACATAAAGTTTGATTgaatttgtgatttgtgaatattgttatatatagtaGTTCCAATGATAATGAATATTCATCTGTTGCATGGAAAAGCTAAGATTCATTGTTTAAATTCTTTTTACACCATATACTTCTTAGATATATACAACAGCAAGTGGAAATGGGTATCTGTAGATTGAATCAGAATGCTAATTTAGTTTgcacccccaaaaaaaaaaaatgctaatttaGTACAAGGAAATatggaggtcatgagttcgagccccagtggaggcgatattgactctttgtgcttcaataggttgagaaagtatgtttgaacagatagtacaatgtaatagggttgtattcaaaaaaaaaaaagaaagtacaAGAAAATATGGAAGAGTGGTAATTAGAATGGACAtcgattttttaatttttcattttttcttccttattttttattctattgtTCAAAAGTAAAGGAGTAAAAGGCTAATGagttttataattactaaaggATTTGAATCCAATAATAGGATAACAAAGGTAGGCAAACGAACATAATAAAGGACATCAAAACTCATAATAGGGTGCAAAAGTCTTCAAACAAATACACTCTAAATATATGCCCTTTTGTTTAAAAATGGCCAGTAAATGAACTGACCCGACCAGATCCAAACAGGTCAAGCCGACCTAGATTGGACTTCGGACTAACCCGTCTATTTTACACTTTCATACTagtatttttgtcatttcaaaCTTCATCTTGACCTAATTCTTGGTATAAAATCATAAGTGTAGGACTGTAGGCAATATTAGCTCTACTATTAATTAATGTCAAGAATACAAAAATCCACTGGTACTACACCAATTAAATATTGAATCAACAATCTTAATAATGAAAGTTGGTGGCAAATGCAAAAGAGGCCAAACAGCACAAAAGGGAATTGAAGAGAAGATGAGGTAATATCCAAAAGAGACTCATGACACATTTACCAGCACTCAAATGTTCATGGGCTCTCTCTACACACATGGTTGATCACTTAATGCTGCAATACCTATAATACATCACTTACATGTGCAATAAATTCAGTAGTTGTTGGTAGTCCAAGCAAGATAATGATATGAAAATGATGGACATGTATTACTCTATCACATTTCATAACATTCTCTTTATATAACTCTGAATAAACCTCGTGTAAATATATAGAATAAGTAAACTTGTACATGCTTTAAAAGTTATTATTGCTTCCTTTATGAATGCATTAGACATTTATttctaatataaaaataaaaattattgaaacAAAAAGTAGTCTGTTATAAAATAtgaaggctatgtttggcaaacctagctgaaaaggtagctgaaagctgaaaagtagctgaaaactgaaaagctataagctcgaagctgaaatctgaaaagctataagatcgaagctgaaatctgaagagctgttaggctatgtttggcaaacctaactgaaacgaaagctgaaagctgaaaagttataagctcgaagctgaaatctgaagagctgttaaactagttgttatgcttaaaagtgtttggtaaaattagctttttgataagttgataaaggtaaaaagactaaaaaggacatcttcataaaaattaaatagttttaaatttaaatagggttgtttacatattaaaatataaaataatgaaatcaatataatttcataaaatataaagtaagaacatatatttgaaaatatatatagtaaaacaagatgtttataattcataaaattagttcatacaaaaattattgttcaaacataaatatcaaattaaaattacaacgaaacatattgaaaaaaaaaggccaaaagagttttaattgggagggataaatgatgtcatttatataaaataataaggataaatatggaaaaaagttaagaagctactagcttatttttgaataGCTAtctgaagtagcgtttcaaaataagctcttattagtagcttaaaataagctataagctccaaaataagctttgccaaacACAACCTTAAGCTAggtgttatgcttaaaagtgtttggtaaaattagctttttgataagctgataaatgtaaaaagactaaaaaggacatcttcatacaatttaaataattttaaatttaaataggtttgtttatatattaaaatataaaataatgaaatcaatatatttaaataaaatataaagtaagaacatatatttgaaaatatataaagtaaaaaaaaatatttataattcataagattagttcatacaaaaattaatgtgcaaacacaaatgtcaaactaaaattacaaccaaacataatgaaaagaaaatgtcaaaagggttttaattgagaggggtaaaagatgtcatttatttaaaataataagaataaagatggaaaaaagttaaaaagctactagcttatttttgaaaagctaccccaagtagcgtttcaaaataagctcttattttaagctattagcttattttgaaaacattactaaatagagcttatagcttattagtagcttaaaataagctataagctccgcCAAACAGAGCCGAAATAATATAGAGAACAACTAAAGAAAGTAAAAATAGTGGGAAAAGGTTATCTTATTCCCATGAAATATGTGTCTTTATATAGGCAACAACAAAGGAGAGTAACTTACAATGACATTCCAGGAGACACTCTTAGGAGTTTAGAAAACAAAGAGaactataaattataacaaatagatatttataacgtataataatttataacacTTCTccttaaatatttatttattgatgcCTCGTTAAAAGCCTTACGTACCAAGAAAAATCCAATAGAAAAAAACATTGGTGACGAGAAAAATAGTACATCAAATATTATCTCTCTCACAAAGAACAACATCCTTTTTTAAGGTTCTTCAAACGACGCAAGTCAATCTTATAACCCAATTTCTCAAAGGTTGCAATAGGTAATGCcttagtaaataaataagttaAAGTATCACTTGACCTAATTTGTTCGACATTGATTTCATCACCACTTGAAGATCATGATCGAGTGTAGAAGAatatttgtaaaatatatttcattctATCACCTTTGATGTATCCCACCTTTAACTAGGTTATGAAAACAGAGTTATCTTCCAAACCAACGTGGGACAAAAGCTTCTTCCACTATCttcatttttcaactcaaatagttttatttgagaatcaatttctcattcataattatccgttttgagtgtacaatatatcaatttcttcatctcactacgaagaacccaAATCCACTTTGTCCCGATCCAAATTGGAAGTGAACCTCACATCACatataccacaaaatagtcacttaaatgtcatttttgctAGCAAATTTCCAACGAAAATTACTTATTCTAATTTATAATGAAATAACATTACTTTTATTCTTCAAAGTTAACAGTAattaaagtaatatttattcCAAGAGATAATGAGGATATATGTTTATTCATGGAgaccattttcattttcattgtgACCAAGGAAGCCAACATCATTGTCATCTTCAGTTCATGATGAATAAGAAAATcaggggtgaagtttgggagaagagaccagGGATCGAGTCACACTAACGGGGAGCAACCTTTCAAAGTGAGAGGGGTTTCTTGTGCGCAGTGAGCAAAGGTCTAACCTCTGTGTTCAGTTAAGTTATCATTATTTACATCCTTCCAGATACTTTATTGAGTCGGGACGTGGGGACCCTTGGAGTTGGTAATTCAACcttctggagaagaagaattaaGAAAATCAGCCACATTCAAATGCATGTGTTGTATCAATGAAGACATTGGGAAAATCACCAAATCATTTGTCACAAAATTTGTTTCAATTCTTGTTCCTTCATTTGTGATTCTTTCATTTGTGGTAAAATCTATTTCAACATTCTCCCTTTTACCTTTCAACGATTCTTGATAGAGATTAACAAAATGTTTTGGTGTATAACAAATACACGACAAATGACCTTTCATACCACATGGGTAACAAACACATCCTTTTAGCCTTTTATTAGTACCAtgcatattttttctttttaatttccttatttgttttattttggcTATTATAACTTATTCCACTTTATCGTCCACATCCACGACCACGTGAGATTATAGTTAGAGGATATTGCGTTCACTtcacactagtacaaaactgaCCAAAAATATAGGACAATTTGCGTCCGGAGTTTCAATCCCGAACGCGTAAACTAAagcggtggcatttttgtaatcaaaatatcaactatttaattatttttatttttatttttttaaaacaaggaccagctgcgtccgaagtgggTACTTCAGACGCAGCTGGTCCGTTGGATTACGTCAGCTGCGTCCGAAgattccttttatttattttttttttttaaaatcggCGTTTTAATTTAGATCTGGATATGAGGGATCTCTCACCATCGCAGCCGCTCCATCGTCTTCAACCTCCAAACACCATCGCCGCTCCATCTCTCACGCCCACACAGACACGGCTGCCGTCCTCCGCCTCACGCCCAGCCGCCGTCCTCCGCCTTACGCCCTCGCCTCACGTCCAGTCGCCGCTGCTCCTCGCCGCCGAACTCCAGCTAGCCAACGCCGCTCGCCGCCGCCGACGATGTTCAAATGTCCGCTAGCCTCCCCAGCCAACAAAACACTCGCCGCCGCACTCCATCGACTTTCCCCTCTGCTGCCATCAGAACAGCCTCGCACAGCAGCCTCCTCGTCGTTCGCTGCGGTCGCACAGTAAATGGAAAAAGGTTTCATCAGCTAGTTGTGATCTTGAAATGCTTGTTTGGTTTTCGACAACAGTCGTAAATTTACTATACTTTGATGAATGACGTGTATTTGGGATTTGGGGAGATTGCGGTTTGCCCTGTATTTGggattgataaaattattatgtgcAGTTTTGACTtgagaaattgcatttttcttttgc
Coding sequences within it:
- the LOC116028520 gene encoding neurofilament medium polypeptide, with product MATDESTVASVHPSQAEKEVKMMEQDNAAPQLKESGEEVLKVEKNGEAPPTSEAVVVEDEKVGEEVAAAEEVKPEGEVEKPKGEVIKVEKSGIEEEKPKGEELPCVVVVEKVEKAEDGEEGKPQGEDLAALEEDGEEKAPKGEELPIVEEVKTGDDDNKEEKPKVEDLGVIEDVGKEKPSCDELPVISEAIKVEEKAEGEELPAVGEEAKKPDDEEAKPKGEELAISEEVKTGDGEEKPKVENLSVIEEVMEKGIVEEIEKPICDEELPVIEKTVEEKEEEKPKPEEKEEQQITLQVPSVEPEEKIEPQIPPSTEEPAKEPDQTTPVIAIDHEAKPVAPEEDVEKPLDEPINEVKPVEQPKPVEVPVPEPKTVEETKGQEEKLPAKEHDSEVPEPAVVKQETAVTEEPREQATIPEKAEVLAEKIEAIVEEAQLVPQVAQCLEHETQTETKQHQLTENVVNEEAKTIEPSETPAEEAAQVKTVSRDAENEATEATEVEKKVDEAPAATTLEDALKPQTEVKEEVAPEAAKQDESKDGNDKKEDNVVLVKAKQSNIISKVKQTLVKAKKAIIGKSPTPKTETKTVEVKAK